Proteins encoded within one genomic window of Aerococcus viridans:
- a CDS encoding iron-containing alcohol dehydrogenase family protein: MSLSVNLPNLTIGVDAFDAIDEYCSQFGTTVAILGGEKALAASKERLTAALEKSSLKVATVQVYGKEASYTNVEKMKAIKEVQDADMIFAVGGGRAIDTIKVVARDLDKPLFTIPTLASVSAPTSSVCVMYHDNHEMAGLAYRKAPADHTFIDTQIIAEAPVEYLWAGIGDCMSKEVETSFSSRGRDLSFENRLGVNIVKGTNDKLMAVGAEALEAVRNKETNQALEDVVLEIIGASAYASVLVENDINSNMAHAYYYGYTVLPQAHEHLHGEVVSYGILLLLTMDQQFEYRDRMKAFMESIKLPTKLAAQGVTTQEDIDKLVDKAMTMDDLTFSPYTITREKFEQAIRDVEALD, encoded by the coding sequence ATGTCTCTATCAGTAAACCTACCAAATTTAACAATTGGTGTTGATGCCTTTGATGCAATTGATGAATATTGTAGTCAATTTGGTACAACAGTCGCGATTCTAGGTGGTGAAAAAGCCTTGGCAGCCAGTAAGGAACGTTTAACTGCTGCCCTAGAAAAATCATCATTAAAAGTGGCAACCGTACAAGTCTACGGAAAGGAAGCTTCATATACCAATGTTGAGAAAATGAAAGCGATCAAAGAAGTGCAAGATGCGGATATGATCTTTGCAGTTGGTGGGGGACGCGCGATTGATACAATTAAGGTAGTAGCTCGTGACTTAGACAAACCATTATTCACTATCCCCACTCTAGCTTCAGTTTCAGCGCCAACTTCGTCAGTATGTGTTATGTATCATGATAACCATGAGATGGCAGGTTTAGCTTACCGTAAAGCACCAGCTGACCATACCTTCATCGATACACAAATCATCGCTGAGGCGCCTGTTGAATACTTATGGGCTGGTATTGGTGACTGTATGTCTAAAGAAGTAGAGACTAGTTTTTCTTCACGTGGCAGAGACCTAAGCTTTGAAAATCGTTTAGGGGTAAATATCGTCAAAGGTACGAATGATAAATTGATGGCTGTTGGCGCTGAAGCTCTAGAAGCTGTACGTAACAAAGAAACAAACCAGGCTTTAGAAGATGTTGTTCTTGAAATTATTGGTGCATCAGCTTATGCGTCTGTATTAGTGGAAAATGACATCAACTCAAACATGGCACATGCCTACTACTATGGCTATACTGTTCTGCCACAAGCTCATGAACACTTACACGGTGAGGTAGTTTCATATGGTATCTTGTTATTACTAACAATGGACCAACAATTTGAATACCGTGACCGTATGAAAGCATTCATGGAATCAATTAAATTGCCAACTAAATTGGCAGCTCAAGGGGTAACAACGCAAGAAGATATCGACAAATTAGTTGATAAAGCGATGACTATGGACGATTTAACATTCTCTCCATATACCATTACCCGTGAGAAATTTGAACAAGCAATTAGAGATGTTGAAGCTTTGGACTAA
- a CDS encoding branched-chain amino acid aminotransferase, whose translation MTDKLNWDELDFSYTEVPYRWRAYWKDGEWYKAGLETDPQLPIREAAPIVNYGQGVFEGNKAYGTKDGKIVLFRPDEFGERLNRGARRMAMPEVPVEEFVRACKEVIKANRDYVPPYGHNGAAMFIRPMLLGIGDHVQVSAAEEYLFTIYVTPVGPLYKGGLAPHNYIIDHEHDRVAADGTGNIKATANYASTLATAKRIQESGYDDVLYLDPATHTKVDEFSSANFFAIEKDTNKFVTPKSDTVLPSITKKSLLWLAEHRLGLEVEEGDIKVDDFDKYSEAGAMGNAAVISPAGSVTYKDNRHVFFSETEVGPVSQKLYKELTGIQFGELEAPEGWIVDVDED comes from the coding sequence ATGACTGACAAATTAAACTGGGATGAATTAGATTTTTCTTATACGGAAGTACCATACCGCTGGCGTGCATACTGGAAAGATGGCGAATGGTATAAAGCAGGATTAGAAACAGATCCTCAATTACCAATTCGTGAAGCTGCTCCAATCGTCAACTACGGCCAAGGGGTATTCGAAGGTAATAAAGCTTATGGTACAAAAGATGGCAAGATCGTTTTATTCCGTCCAGATGAATTTGGTGAACGTTTAAACCGTGGTGCTCGTCGTATGGCGATGCCAGAAGTACCAGTTGAAGAATTTGTCCGTGCTTGTAAGGAAGTTATTAAAGCTAACCGTGACTATGTGCCACCATATGGCCACAACGGTGCTGCAATGTTCATCCGTCCTATGTTATTAGGTATCGGTGACCACGTACAAGTATCAGCAGCTGAAGAATACTTATTTACAATCTACGTAACACCAGTTGGTCCTTTATACAAAGGTGGGTTAGCACCACATAACTACATCATCGACCACGAACATGACCGTGTAGCAGCTGATGGTACTGGTAACATCAAAGCAACAGCTAACTACGCATCAACATTAGCAACAGCTAAACGTATCCAAGAATCTGGTTACGATGACGTATTATACTTAGACCCAGCAACACATACTAAAGTAGATGAATTCTCATCAGCAAACTTCTTTGCTATCGAGAAAGATACAAACAAATTTGTAACACCTAAATCAGACACAGTATTACCTTCAATCACTAAAAAATCATTGTTATGGTTAGCAGAACATCGTTTGGGCTTAGAAGTTGAAGAGGGCGATATTAAAGTAGATGACTTTGACAAATATTCTGAAGCAGGGGCTATGGGTAACGCGGCTGTTATTTCTCCAGCTGGTTCTGTAACATACAAAGACAACCGTCACGTATTCTTCTCAGAAACTGAGGTTGGTCCAGTATCACAAAAATTATACAAAGAATTAACGGGTATCCAATTTGGTGAATTAGAAGCACCTGAAGGATGGATTGTAGACGTTGATGAAGATTAA
- a CDS encoding DHH family phosphoesterase → MKRENWQSKIPSFLLKSAIIWPLIIALLLLIIVIGISATVSLQMGFVIVSLVVVVIGLLGFALVLMLTALSEYILGLGNQIKSVQSEILLKMPIGIIVFDENDPTIEWVNPFLQKYFYQKEIIGLNINDLDEEIFELYKDFQEDPSLKSKRFQWKNAHFEVTYLRDEHAMYFIDATKYGVIAENADLGRIVIGHIVIDNYDETVSSMNDRRKSTIDNLVTSDLSKWAKNYDSYIKRLDDDHFLLVSTYGQLSRMEENKFVVVDNLREKTSKANTPLTISMGISYQEKDDVIDVDDISDQAQSNLDLAQSRGGDQVVVRTKNQKARYYGGKTNPMEKRTRVRSRQIANTISTMIQNTSSVFVMGHDYPDMDAVGACLGIRRIAQMNNQICYVIIDESRINDGIERLLVELRKDESIAESIISPEQAEELMAQDSLLFLVDVHRPSITIAPDLITPNRPVIIIDHHRKGEEVPDNVLLEYIEPYASSASELITEFFEYQNQESEPIKRIEATAMLAGMIVDTRNFSLRTGSRTFDAASYLKSVGADSFMIQNLLKEDLTDYIKRNQLIENVELISGNLGIASGEDQDVYDSVTAAQAADTLLSMRNVDASFVVYLREDGRVGISARSLGTINVQRIMEELGGGGHLSNAATQISDVTVSEAVDMLKSVIMDKDEEDE, encoded by the coding sequence ATGAAGAGAGAGAATTGGCAGTCTAAAATTCCTTCTTTCTTATTGAAGTCGGCAATTATATGGCCACTTATTATTGCACTATTATTATTAATTATCGTTATCGGTATTAGTGCAACAGTTAGTTTACAAATGGGTTTTGTAATTGTTAGTTTGGTTGTTGTTGTAATAGGTTTACTTGGTTTTGCTTTGGTCCTGATGTTAACCGCCTTGAGTGAGTATATCTTAGGATTAGGTAACCAGATTAAATCTGTGCAAAGTGAAATTCTATTGAAGATGCCTATTGGTATTATTGTCTTCGATGAAAATGACCCAACCATTGAATGGGTAAACCCCTTTTTACAGAAGTACTTCTACCAGAAGGAAATAATTGGATTAAATATAAATGATTTAGATGAAGAAATTTTTGAATTGTACAAGGACTTTCAGGAAGATCCGTCATTGAAATCTAAACGATTCCAGTGGAAGAATGCGCATTTCGAGGTCACTTATTTAAGAGATGAGCATGCTATGTACTTTATTGATGCAACCAAGTATGGTGTAATTGCTGAGAATGCTGACCTAGGCCGTATTGTCATTGGTCATATTGTAATCGACAATTATGATGAAACGGTATCTTCAATGAATGATAGAAGGAAATCTACGATTGACAACTTGGTAACGAGTGACTTATCTAAGTGGGCTAAAAACTATGATTCTTACATTAAACGTTTGGATGATGACCATTTCTTACTGGTATCAACTTATGGTCAGTTGTCTCGAATGGAAGAGAACAAGTTTGTGGTCGTTGATAACCTTCGTGAGAAAACATCAAAGGCGAATACGCCATTAACCATTTCTATGGGGATCTCATACCAAGAGAAGGATGATGTTATTGATGTGGATGATATTTCTGACCAAGCACAGTCAAACTTAGACCTTGCGCAAAGTCGTGGGGGTGACCAAGTCGTTGTCCGTACTAAAAATCAAAAAGCGCGTTATTATGGTGGTAAGACGAACCCGATGGAGAAACGTACACGTGTACGATCACGTCAAATCGCCAATACTATTTCGACAATGATTCAAAATACGTCTTCCGTATTCGTTATGGGGCATGATTACCCAGACATGGATGCTGTTGGTGCCTGCTTGGGTATTCGTCGAATTGCGCAAATGAATAATCAAATTTGTTATGTGATTATTGATGAAAGTCGTATTAATGATGGTATTGAACGTTTATTGGTAGAACTTCGTAAGGATGAATCAATTGCGGAGTCAATCATCTCGCCTGAACAGGCAGAAGAGTTGATGGCACAAGATTCATTATTATTCTTGGTGGATGTGCATCGTCCGTCAATTACCATAGCACCAGACTTGATTACACCGAATAGACCTGTTATTATTATTGACCACCACCGTAAGGGTGAAGAAGTGCCGGATAATGTATTGTTAGAATATATTGAGCCTTATGCTTCTTCTGCGAGTGAGTTAATTACAGAGTTCTTCGAGTACCAAAATCAAGAAAGTGAACCAATCAAACGAATTGAAGCAACTGCTATGTTAGCGGGTATGATTGTGGATACACGAAATTTCTCTCTGCGTACAGGGTCAAGAACTTTTGATGCGGCTAGTTACTTAAAATCTGTAGGTGCTGATTCATTTATGATTCAAAACCTATTGAAAGAGGACTTAACGGACTATATTAAACGTAATCAATTAATTGAAAATGTTGAATTGATTTCTGGCAATCTGGGTATTGCTAGTGGTGAAGATCAGGATGTTTACGACTCAGTTACGGCTGCTCAAGCAGCGGATACTTTATTATCTATGCGTAACGTGGATGCGTCTTTTGTGGTTTACTTAAGAGAAGACGGTCGTGTAGGTATTTCTGCACGTAGTCTTGGGACGATTAATGTTCAACGTATAATGGAAGAGTTAGGTGGCGGTGGTCATTTATCAAATGCTGCTACACAAATTTCAGATGTGACTGTTTCTGAAGCAGTAGACATGTTAAAATCTGTTATTATGGATAAAGATGAGGAGGATGAATAA
- the rplI gene encoding 50S ribosomal protein L9, translating into MKVIFLQDVKNQGKKGQVKEVPNGYAQNFLLKKGLAKEATASAVSAQRGKEKANEKQAQEELQEAKDLKAKIEDEKTVVTIKAKGGEDGRLFGSVPSKQIATAMLKQYGIKVDKRKMDLDEPIRSFGYTNVPVKLHHEVEATIRVHIVEE; encoded by the coding sequence ATGAAGGTTATTTTTCTACAAGATGTTAAAAATCAAGGTAAAAAGGGTCAAGTAAAAGAAGTTCCTAATGGCTATGCACAAAACTTTTTATTGAAAAAAGGTTTAGCTAAAGAAGCCACAGCAAGTGCTGTTTCTGCGCAACGTGGTAAAGAAAAAGCCAACGAGAAGCAAGCGCAAGAAGAATTACAAGAAGCAAAAGATTTAAAAGCGAAAATCGAAGACGAAAAAACAGTTGTAACGATTAAAGCTAAGGGTGGAGAAGATGGCCGTTTATTCGGTTCAGTCCCATCTAAACAAATTGCTACTGCTATGTTGAAACAATACGGTATTAAAGTAGATAAACGTAAAATGGACTTGGACGAACCAATCCGTTCATTTGGTTACACAAATGTACCTGTAAAATTGCATCATGAGGTTGAAGCTACTATTCGCGTACATATCGTCGAAGAATAG
- the dnaB gene encoding replicative DNA helicase translates to MAENLDHTTPPQSIEAEQAVLGAILLDSDVFISVLEYVSADDFYSRANQLIFEAMEELNRDDEAIDALTVQQKLNNMHMLENVGGYEYIFQLANDTPTAANAEYYARIVEEKSLLRKLIQASNKIARESFEQEESVSVILDEAEKSILNVAENRNRNGFIHIRDVVFESMQNLDDLSKNGQDVTGIPTGYPDLDAMTAGLQPEELIILAARPAVGKTAFALNIAQNVATKQDGVVAVFSLEMGAGSLVNRMICAEGSINAGHLRTGQLTEDEWSDLIVASGALSEADIYIDDTPGIRVTEIRSKSRRLLKERGRLDLIVIDYLQLIEGSGKRNENRQQEVSDISRQLKKIAKELHVPVIALSQLSRGVEQRQDKRPVLSDIRESGSIEQDADIVAFLYRDDYYERGEGEDDDGGGEPRLEDNIVEVIIEKNRSGARGTVKLIFTKEFNKFSSVSFRTDDEMFA, encoded by the coding sequence TTGGCGGAGAATTTAGATCATACAACACCGCCTCAAAGTATAGAGGCTGAGCAAGCTGTGCTCGGTGCTATCTTACTTGATTCCGATGTGTTCATTTCAGTGCTGGAGTACGTTTCTGCCGATGATTTTTATAGTCGTGCAAACCAACTTATTTTTGAAGCGATGGAAGAACTGAACCGGGATGATGAGGCAATTGATGCATTAACGGTTCAACAAAAATTAAATAACATGCATATGCTTGAAAATGTTGGCGGCTACGAGTACATTTTCCAATTGGCAAATGATACGCCGACTGCAGCGAATGCGGAATACTATGCCCGCATAGTTGAAGAGAAGTCTTTATTGAGAAAGTTGATTCAAGCTTCTAATAAGATTGCCCGCGAGAGTTTTGAGCAAGAAGAATCAGTATCTGTCATTTTAGATGAGGCTGAGAAGTCTATTTTAAATGTTGCAGAAAACCGAAATCGAAATGGGTTTATCCATATTCGAGATGTCGTGTTCGAGTCTATGCAAAATTTAGATGATTTATCTAAAAATGGTCAGGACGTAACAGGGATTCCAACTGGTTATCCTGATCTAGATGCTATGACAGCTGGGCTGCAACCAGAAGAGTTGATTATTCTGGCAGCACGTCCGGCCGTTGGTAAGACAGCCTTTGCTTTAAATATCGCACAGAATGTAGCGACTAAGCAAGATGGTGTTGTCGCAGTCTTTTCTTTGGAGATGGGGGCTGGATCCCTGGTAAATCGTATGATTTGTGCGGAAGGTAGTATAAATGCTGGTCATTTAAGGACTGGGCAGTTAACTGAAGATGAATGGTCAGATTTGATCGTTGCTTCAGGGGCGCTATCGGAAGCGGATATTTATATTGATGATACACCGGGTATTAGGGTAACCGAAATTCGTTCTAAGAGTAGACGTCTACTTAAAGAGCGGGGGCGTCTGGACTTAATTGTGATAGACTACCTTCAATTAATTGAAGGATCTGGTAAACGAAATGAAAACAGACAACAAGAAGTGTCTGATATTTCGCGGCAATTAAAGAAAATCGCCAAAGAATTACACGTACCTGTAATCGCCTTATCTCAGTTATCACGTGGTGTGGAACAGCGGCAGGATAAACGTCCCGTTCTTTCTGACATTCGTGAGTCGGGATCAATCGAGCAGGATGCGGATATCGTTGCCTTTCTGTATCGTGATGATTATTACGAACGTGGTGAGGGCGAAGATGATGATGGTGGTGGCGAACCGAGATTGGAAGATAATATCGTAGAGGTTATTATCGAGAAAAACCGGTCCGGTGCGCGTGGGACAGTGAAACTTATTTTTACAAAAGAATTTAACAAATTTTCATCAGTGAGCTTTAGAACTGATGATGAAATGTTTGCATAA
- a CDS encoding adenylosuccinate synthase — MSGIVVVGTQWGDEGKGKITDFLAKDASVIVRYQGGDNAGHTIQFDGTKYALHLIPSGIFSSEKLSVIGNGVVVNPKALIKELNYLKDHGIDVSGLRISDRAHVILPYHIELDRLQEEAKGDDKIGTTIKGIGPAYTDKASRSGIRVCDLLEKDTFAAKLKANLAFNNQIITKIYGGQALNFEEVYEEYYAYGQEIKGYVADTSVIINDFLDRGENVLFEGAQGNLLDIDQGTYPYVTSSNPVSGGATVGTGVGPTRFNKVVGVAKAYTSRVGEGAFPTELFDAVGDQIREVGREFGTTTGRPRRVGWFDSVVMRHSKRISGLTDLSLNSIDVLSGLETVKICVAYETSDGTRIEHYPASLQQLAECTPVYEELPGWSEDITACKTLEELPANARQYVKRVSELVGVNIATFSVGPDRTQTNILEDIWNS, encoded by the coding sequence ATGTCAGGGATTGTCGTAGTAGGTACGCAGTGGGGAGACGAAGGTAAAGGTAAAATTACCGATTTTCTAGCCAAAGATGCATCTGTGATCGTACGTTACCAAGGTGGGGACAACGCAGGTCACACGATTCAATTTGACGGCACAAAGTACGCATTACACTTAATTCCATCAGGTATCTTTTCATCTGAGAAGTTATCTGTCATCGGAAACGGCGTTGTTGTAAATCCGAAAGCATTGATTAAAGAATTGAACTACCTAAAGGACCATGGCATTGATGTGAGCGGCTTACGTATTTCAGATCGTGCCCATGTGATTTTACCTTATCATATTGAGTTGGACCGTCTTCAAGAAGAAGCTAAGGGCGACGACAAGATTGGTACAACAATTAAAGGTATTGGCCCAGCATATACTGACAAAGCTAGCCGTAGCGGTATTCGAGTGTGTGACTTATTAGAAAAAGATACTTTCGCTGCTAAGCTAAAGGCGAATCTAGCATTTAATAACCAAATCATTACGAAAATATACGGTGGCCAAGCCTTGAACTTTGAAGAAGTTTATGAAGAATACTACGCTTATGGCCAAGAAATCAAAGGCTATGTAGCGGACACATCAGTGATTATTAATGACTTCTTAGACCGTGGTGAAAATGTATTATTTGAAGGTGCTCAAGGTAACCTATTGGATATCGACCAAGGTACATACCCTTACGTGACTTCATCTAATCCAGTTTCTGGTGGTGCGACAGTTGGTACTGGTGTTGGACCAACACGCTTTAATAAAGTTGTGGGTGTAGCGAAAGCTTATACTTCTCGTGTTGGTGAAGGTGCCTTCCCAACTGAATTATTTGATGCAGTTGGCGATCAAATCAGAGAAGTTGGGCGCGAATTTGGTACAACTACTGGCCGTCCACGCCGTGTGGGTTGGTTCGACTCTGTTGTGATGCGTCACTCTAAACGTATCTCTGGATTAACTGATTTATCATTGAATTCAATTGATGTATTGTCAGGACTAGAAACAGTAAAAATTTGCGTAGCCTATGAGACATCAGACGGGACACGTATTGAACATTATCCAGCTAGTCTGCAACAATTAGCTGAATGTACACCAGTTTATGAAGAGCTACCTGGCTGGTCTGAAGATATTACTGCTTGTAAGACTTTAGAAGAATTACCAGCAAATGCACGTCAATATGTTAAACGTGTATCTGAGTTAGTTGGTGTAAATATTGCAACATTCTCTGTGGGTCCAGATCGGACGCAAACAAACATTTTAGAAGATATTTGGAATAGCTAA
- a CDS encoding heavy-metal-associated domain-containing protein: MSCAHCKARIEKEVTCLKGVEVADVPVESKVLTVRFDDQVVDSAAIVAAVAEAGYTANPQ, translated from the coding sequence TTGTCGTGTGCCCACTGCAAGGCGCGTATTGAAAAGGAAGTAACTTGCTTAAAAGGTGTTGAAGTGGCGGATGTACCGGTTGAAAGTAAAGTTCTAACGGTCCGATTTGATGATCAAGTAGTAGATAGTGCGGCCATTGTGGCTGCTGTTGCGGAAGCGGGCTATACAGCCAACCCGCAATAA
- a CDS encoding ArpU family phage packaging/lysis transcriptional regulator, which yields MSGLFEISINEKQTIAKARKLLEQYHRIKRVAMQEVYQPLTAQITSMPTNKDKNQNSSKIEIGVQRKLDAAELLKSIDQAIHVLSDKDKHRISSKFMNGTQFFDYEIYEADNISEATYYRQLNSALLNFAECYKWGQLLVLD from the coding sequence ATGAGCGGATTATTTGAGATAAGCATTAACGAGAAACAAACAATAGCAAAAGCTCGAAAACTGTTAGAACAATACCACCGAATAAAGCGAGTAGCTATGCAAGAGGTTTACCAACCCTTGACCGCTCAAATAACGTCAATGCCAACAAACAAAGATAAAAATCAAAATAGCAGCAAGATAGAGATAGGCGTACAAAGAAAGCTAGATGCTGCAGAATTGTTGAAATCTATTGATCAGGCTATACATGTATTATCTGACAAAGATAAGCATAGAATTTCATCAAAATTCATGAATGGCACACAATTCTTTGATTATGAAATTTATGAGGCGGATAATATTAGCGAAGCTACATACTACCGCCAATTGAACAGCGCTTTGCTAAACTTTGCAGAGTGCTATAAATGGGGTCAGCTACTTGTATTGGATTAG
- a CDS encoding virulence-associated E family protein, translating to MAEFPKDIIQQIENVQKESNTTGLFRKSSNGNVTKSLYNLRVIISMLPIGQQLGFDEFARIPTINKRPIDEMHLKSLRVKIDDEYNLKFVQNDIEDVVMTIAQDKPYHPIKEFIEAKPWDGVKRVESLFIDYLGATDDEYNREVAKRWLCGGIARIYYPGIKFEIVPILEGSQGAGKSTLAGKLAGKYFVDTLKGMGQHKDDNQLLIGAWIVELSELASLRKSEIENTKGFLSSSEDKVRLPYEKNVSTLPRTNTFIGTTNATEYLTDFTGNRRFFPIPLEDDSATKSPFDMTDDTIQQIWAEAKHLYFEEKAKIHVDRNEAINKIAETYRGKAQFKGLDIEEIENYLNMPVSENWNNLKTEDKRKSYLNYQNGDYFGSDHHIERTTTKEILSVVFNLDASYHQAQSKYSKIKGYMDNQPDWSYQTVRINGKPEQGYKRE from the coding sequence ATGGCAGAATTTCCAAAAGATATTATTCAACAAATTGAAAATGTTCAGAAAGAGAGCAACACCACGGGTTTGTTCCGTAAAAGTAGTAACGGCAACGTTACCAAGTCTTTATACAACTTACGTGTAATCATCAGCATGTTACCTATTGGACAGCAGCTAGGGTTTGATGAATTTGCGAGAATACCGACTATTAACAAGCGACCTATTGATGAAATGCACTTAAAATCCCTTAGGGTGAAAATTGATGATGAATATAACTTGAAATTTGTTCAGAACGATATTGAGGATGTGGTGATGACCATTGCCCAAGATAAACCCTACCACCCGATAAAAGAATTTATAGAGGCTAAGCCATGGGACGGCGTAAAACGTGTAGAAAGCCTGTTTATAGACTACTTAGGAGCGACTGATGATGAATACAACAGGGAGGTGGCTAAGCGGTGGTTATGTGGTGGTATAGCCCGTATTTACTATCCCGGTATCAAGTTTGAAATTGTGCCCATACTAGAGGGCTCACAAGGGGCGGGTAAGTCCACCCTTGCAGGTAAGTTAGCGGGTAAGTATTTTGTAGACACCCTAAAAGGCATGGGGCAGCACAAGGACGACAACCAATTGCTAATAGGCGCATGGATAGTAGAGTTAAGCGAATTAGCAAGCCTTAGAAAATCAGAAATAGAGAACACCAAAGGCTTTCTAAGTTCATCAGAGGACAAGGTAAGGTTGCCTTATGAAAAGAACGTAAGCACCCTACCACGTACCAACACCTTCATAGGCACAACCAACGCCACCGAGTACCTAACTGACTTCACAGGCAATAGACGTTTCTTCCCTATCCCATTAGAGGATGACAGCGCCACAAAGAGCCCGTTTGATATGACGGACGACACTATTCAACAAATATGGGCAGAGGCTAAGCATCTATATTTTGAAGAAAAAGCTAAAATACATGTTGATCGCAACGAGGCTATCAATAAGATTGCTGAAACATATCGGGGTAAAGCTCAATTCAAAGGGTTGGATATAGAAGAAATAGAAAACTACCTAAATATGCCCGTAAGTGAGAACTGGAATAACCTAAAAACAGAGGATAAACGCAAGAGTTACCTCAATTATCAGAACGGGGACTATTTTGGTAGTGATCATCATATAGAGCGCACGACTACTAAGGAAATCTTATCCGTTGTGTTCAATCTTGATGCCAGCTACCACCAAGCACAAAGCAAGTATTCGAAAATTAAAGGGTATATGGACAATCAACCTGATTGGAGTTATCAGACTGTAAGGATTAATGGAAAACCGGAACAAGGGTATAAAAGAGAATAA
- a CDS encoding primase C-terminal domain-containing protein, producing MIYISNGLNTNVLSPLNQQGNDFNTLKALINTSTPVKVHGVDKALEKTKKSMPYFLAGKLKDIEKGRNNDNLINRTLITLDFEAQPDAKPMTYKDMLKMIHSKLANYQYMAWGTIRNTPNSGRIRVVLAPPRPMTQAETQATTQQVYSLFPSEYCDQSASTYSQLQGLPVDNGRLPYEVVINDTGKPYPIIADKKQEPTPPMQSFNPQSKGRIPKLLDQVYMEGIQEPGRNVFFTQAVGVLIKANVNAHAIYNLCVDWADNHCTPPFPHNELVNVINSVVKAEERKQRKGA from the coding sequence ATGATTTACATTAGCAACGGGTTAAATACAAATGTATTGAGCCCCCTCAATCAACAAGGGAACGATTTCAACACTCTAAAGGCTTTAATTAACACCTCTACCCCTGTGAAAGTGCATGGGGTAGATAAAGCACTAGAAAAAACTAAGAAAAGTATGCCTTATTTTCTAGCTGGCAAGCTGAAAGATATCGAAAAAGGCAGAAATAACGATAACCTTATTAACCGAACGCTTATTACGCTTGATTTTGAAGCCCAACCGGATGCCAAGCCTATGACCTATAAGGACATGCTAAAGATGATACATAGTAAGCTAGCTAATTATCAGTATATGGCATGGGGAACGATACGAAATACCCCAAATTCAGGGCGTATACGGGTTGTTCTTGCACCACCTAGACCAATGACCCAAGCGGAAACTCAAGCGACTACACAGCAAGTATATAGCCTATTTCCGAGTGAATATTGCGACCAATCAGCAAGTACCTATTCCCAATTACAGGGGCTACCAGTAGACAATGGGCGATTACCTTACGAGGTAGTGATAAACGATACAGGGAAACCATATCCGATTATTGCTGATAAAAAACAAGAACCTACCCCGCCAATGCAATCGTTTAACCCGCAATCTAAGGGGCGCATACCAAAATTATTAGATCAAGTTTATATGGAGGGTATTCAAGAGCCCGGGAGGAACGTTTTTTTCACTCAAGCGGTGGGCGTATTGATTAAAGCGAATGTAAATGCCCATGCTATTTATAATCTATGTGTCGATTGGGCAGACAATCACTGTACGCCACCATTCCCACACAATGAGCTAGTAAACGTGATTAATAGTGTTGTAAAGGCAGAAGAACGAAAACAAAGAAAGGGGGCATAA
- a CDS encoding helix-turn-helix domain-containing protein produces MGLQLELPPAFYTGLQSELKDVYAQAISEAKRDIGYAKEYLTTKEACELASVSTNTFTKNFVEKGLPVYQIGNKQYIKKKELNEFISQHRIN; encoded by the coding sequence ATGGGATTGCAGCTAGAGTTACCACCGGCGTTTTATACGGGGTTACAAAGCGAACTTAAAGACGTTTATGCCCAAGCAATAAGCGAGGCTAAGCGTGATATAGGGTACGCAAAAGAGTACCTGACAACCAAAGAGGCTTGCGAGTTGGCTAGTGTATCAACAAATACATTTACAAAAAACTTTGTGGAGAAAGGTTTGCCGGTGTATCAGATAGGCAACAAGCAATATATCAAAAAGAAAGAATTAAATGAGTTTATTTCACAACATAGAATTAATTAA
- a CDS encoding helix-turn-helix domain-containing protein: MKNNFSIVLATKHKKVADVHKETGLSKDSLTKFYYQRTIPSGRTLITLAEYLDCSIDELLGLKPYVVEV, encoded by the coding sequence ATGAAAAACAACTTTTCAATTGTACTAGCCACAAAACATAAGAAAGTGGCTGATGTTCATAAAGAAACAGGCTTATCTAAAGATAGCTTAACAAAATTCTACTATCAAAGAACAATACCATCAGGAAGAACCCTAATCACATTAGCAGAATACCTAGATTGTTCTATTGACGAACTACTAGGGCTGAAACCTTATGTAGTAGAGGTATAG